GAAATAACAACTATTTTTGACTTGTGAATGCAGCGAACCATAGATGGAAAACATTACTATACCTTTGAATACATACTTACATCACCAAACTATGCTAGTGGCTCTTTTGCAACAATTGCCATAGGAAATGGTGAGTAACCTGGCATGGCGGCTATCTGAATATGTGACCTTCGTAGGGTTATATACCTAACAAAGAAGGTGCACCTTTTGCAGGAAGGTACTACACGTTAATTGTGGGAGCCAACGAAAGGCGATGGAAAAGAGTACGAGATGAGCTTAAAGTAGTGGCAGAGTCTTTTAGGCTTCTTGACATATAAAATGTCATGGGACAATGCAACCAAGACTTGTTTAAATATGCCtactgttttttaatatttgtatatcAGTAAATATTTAATACCAATACTAATTGTATTCTTTATAGCATTGATTAATACCAATAAGACGATAACGGAGCGTAGGACACGTGTTATGTGGTGTGCAAACAAACCTAATTTGttcctcttctctctttatAATTAGGATTTAGGagtaaaaaatatgttgttatttaagataaaaactaCATTATCGTAAACCCTGAATTTTAGGAATTGGATTTGACTGgttcaaatatttttgtgaaggttGTTAGCATTTCTTACTGTATAAACATTACGTACAGAAAAACAAGGAGAAAAGACTTCATCTTTCCTTCTTAAAATTCTGCTACTCGAATATAAACATTGCGAAAGATTCATGTTTAATAGTTTTAAGTATCTTTCCCTATATAATATCGAGCCAGAGGATTTGCTGCCGGGAGAACGTATCATAATTTAAAGTTTCTTTGTGGACAAAAGGTGCGCTTCAATCTAGACTTTTTCTGAACCTTTCTTCTAAATATATTCTTCatcttttatgattatttggTGGCTTTAATAATTATGCATTGTTCGTAATTGTTTTCTTCGAagaattgtttctttttcttctgtacCAATTATGTGAAACATTTTGGTATTCTCTTTTCgggtttttgtatttttttttttatctagcaTCGTCagaatgacaatttttttgttacCCAGTGATCTCCTTGGGACTGTGCCCGTTGGATGTCTTGGAATTCTTTGAGGAACGGGGAAGAAAAATCTCCAAGTAGATTTGGGGTGACAAATAAtacgataaaaaaaaactgttagGGAAATTATTGGACCAATTACATAGTATAACTATTGGAAGAAATAAAACCATATCTAACAAATTATGGACATCACGTTGGTGGGAGGAAAGAACCCTAAATACAATTACAAAGAATCATGAGTTCTCACGAAATGTAGAACCGAAGATTGGGTGTGAAGCAGTTCCTTAAAAGCTATGTAAACCCTCACATGGAATAATGTAGTGTCATTCTCCACTCATTTGTCTATATATAAGCTCATtagttcaaaacaaaaatagaaattaattaagataaacaACTATAACAATGTATCAAACTAGTTGGTAAAAATACACGTGGAAATTGGCATCTATAATTATCTAAGGACAAAAAAACTAGAGAACTCGTGTAATTCAAGCACTAAAAGGAACTGCTTCTAAACTATGGCTATGTATATACAGAGGTTTTACAACAACACTTGAGACTGTATATTCTACAATTTTCACTaaagtagaagaaaaaataCAGGAGTGAACAAGATGACGATCCACGCTTGAGAGACTGGAAGAGTGAAAAGGAAGTCCAATAGAATAGAAGAGTAACTCGGCTGAATTAGAGTTGATGCCGCCGCCTTCCTCTCGttgtaaaacaaaatgaatatgCCGTGGAGACAACACCTTGGGTCAGCCTAAACTTCTTGCCTCCAAAAGAATACGGATACACAACCGACCGAATCCCAGCTTCCTGCATTCAAATCCTACACTATCCCTGCCACAGCACCCTCTTCCTATGCCTATCAATGCCTGAGTGCTGATCCCATACTCCCATTATTGCTACATGCAAGCCTCCACCTGACATTGGAAGATTCCATCAGGTGCTGCAATCACCAGTCATTCAACTCAAGTAGTTTATGAAACAATTCTCATGAACCAACATTAGCTGCAACTACTCACATTGCATACTCCCATTCTAAACAAGCCGATGCTGACGCAAAGCCTTACCAAAATGAGGTTGCATCAATCGGACATACAGACCATTTTTTGCCACCAATGAATCATGTGTCCCCTCCTCCACTATCCTTCCTCCATTTAGAACTACTATGTTGTCCACGTGCCTCATCATTGCAGCTCTGTGTGCTATTAAAATAGTGGTTTTGTTTCCCATTACTAGGGTGTCTAGAGCCTCTTGCACCACTCGGCTTGACTCAGATTCAATTGATGAACTAGCTTCATCCAGCAACAGAATAGGAGCATTTTTAAGAATTACCCTTGCAATTGCAATTCTCTGTTTTTGTCCAGGGGTTAAGTCAACACCTCTCATCCCAACATGAGTGTCATAACCATGAGGCAAACTACTGATGAAGTGATGAGCATTTGCTATTCTTGCAGCCTCCTTTATTTCAGCTTCACTGGCATTATGCCTGGCATATATGATGTTTTCCCTTATGGTTGTTGAGAAAATAATTGGTTCCTGCTGAACCAGACCAAGGTGGCTCCTCAACCATCTCAAATTATATTGCTTTAAATCCCTTCCATCTAGCAAAACTTGGCCAGAAACTGGATCATAGAATCTCTCGATCAAAGATATTATTGTGCTCTTCCCTGACCCCGAAACTCCCACTACAGCAATTGTTTGCCCTCCATTGACTTTGAGGCTAAAATTGCTTAATACCAACACTTCTGGCCGGGAAGGATaacaaaaatcaacattttTCAACTCAATGCTCCCATATACATTGGGTGGCTTCATTGCTTTGTTATCATCAGGATCAATCTTAGGCACACGATCTATAATTTCAAACACTGATATGAGAGATTTACGTCGCTTAAGTATGTAAGGAGCCAACCCAAAAGGCTCCACAAGGGCAAATGTAGCAAATGAGAAAACCATGTATTCCTTGAGAGCAGTAGGTGTATCCACATATTTCTTATTAACACAAATTGCAGTGTACCAAAGTAGAAGGGCATTACATGCAAAGAGCAGAAACTGTGAAAAGCCAAATGCAAAACCAATGGCCACTCCATGAAGAAAGCTttgcttaaatattttatttaactgcAACTGGTAGAGTTCCATCACCTTATTACCAGCACAAAATGCAACAACAGTGTAAATATTCCTAACTGCGTCTTCAAGAACCAAGGATGCCTTTCTGTGCATTTCTTGTATGCCCTTTGAAAATCCAGCAAGCCACAATTTCTGCAACATTAAGGAGACTGCTTAACACATGCATCATGCTAACCACAagcaaattaataaaaagatctTTATCCATAGCCAGTATTATCATCAGTCATTCACAAAAGTCAGCAAAAGCAGGTCTGTTAgctataattattgaaattaaacataaatcgacataaataagaatttccatgaatgaaaatgaaaccCCCATAAAGAGGTATAAGTAGCATTCAATAATGGTACTCTCGATCCTCCAAAGACACTGTCAAATTACACTAATTACAGCCCATTGATTACTCAAGCACAAACAGATacattacaaattataattgaaattacCCCAATGGTTATCCCAATAGCACAGATAATTCCAATATAAAACTTCTTAAAGCAATCACAATTAAATGTGCTTTAGTTTTCAGTATTCAACGAAATGCATGaaacattgtttttaatttcacagTGAAATATACACAAATGAATAATACAAAAGAGGGTGATAGAGATATAAACTGATACACAAAGTGAAACAttgttatttttccttttattagcAAGTCTTGCACATACAGACCCCAAGGCATATCATGGTTTTTGGATTTGTTCTGGTAGTCTCACGACATTCATGAGGCAAAGGAGACATTACATTAATTGGTCATGATCACTACCAATTATTCAACTAACTTCCCTAATAATCATCACAGTAAATGTGAAAAAAGATAACAGACCAACCCACCACCTTGTGCAAAAACACATGGCTGTTGTTGATATGAAAGGATGTGGAaaatatgaatttcaaaataaatattttttttaaagactgttgacatgaaaatgaaatacaaCCTCAATCCAACAATCTGACAAAATTACATGGCAAAATCAGAAAAGCAGTTGCTAACCTGGGCAACAGCAGAAACACAAAGAATCGGAAGTGTTGCTAAAGCCACAAGTGCTAATCGCCAGTGCAGCAAAACACCAATGAGAAATGCAACAATAACTGCAGCACTGTCCTGTATAAATATGGAAAGGCGGTTACTGAAAGCTGCTCGCACAAATGTAGCATCATTGGCCAAGCGTATTGATAGGTTGTCAGCACTATTTTCCTCTTCATCAAACCATCCAGTTTCATTGCGAAGCATGGCTGCAATGTTATTAAAACAGGTTAAGTATAGGGCATAAGTCcaatatgtttttcttctaaataataacaattcaAATTTACGCACCTGAGAACATCATTCTCCTAACTCTTTCTGTCATTTTCTCCCCCATAATACCAAAGTAGAAATGCTGTAAAAAGTTAGCAACAACCGTCACAATACCCATGCAGGCAATGATCAAGCACCATTTGTCTATCTCCCTTTGGAAGTGatgttcttcatcaattttataGTAATCTGTCACCACCAGACCAATAACATAGGCAAGAAGGGGATTGAAAGAACCAAAGATAGCAGCACCTGTGCTTCCTAACACAGCATAAAGCCACTCTGCAAAACTAAGTTCTGCTAGCCTCCATATTGAGGGTTGTTTTCGATGCCTCGCATCCTTTGTTTCAGTCATTTTCACCGAAAGATCACCAGAATGACTATCAGGCCTGCTAAAAGTCTGTGAATGGGAGCGTTCATTTTTAGGATCAGATGTTAAAAGAGGTGAAACAGGGGATTCTGGGTCAGAACCATTTGACTTTTGTCTATGCACACATTGAACATCAATCTTGGGTAACTCTGGTAGTCTCATTTCAAAACTATCCTGCCTTTTAATTGATGGCTCCTTGTCTGTTGAATCTCCATTTTCCATCATCTTCTCTGATGGTGGGCTCCGAATTTTTGGTGATTCTTGTGAATTAAAAAAGCCATCCGAAGGCCGAAAAATGGCAGAAACTCTTTGAAGAGAGGGTGACTTTATCATTTTAGGAGATGAAGGTTCTTTGAAGCTGTGACTTTCTGAAGAATCCTTCTCAATTTGGAAAGTTGCAGTCTCCTTATAGTTTCGAACTGGCATCCTGGATGACAagaaaaagtgatttttcatcaaGCAAATGACGAAATCTtgcaaattataaaaaaacagtGAACTCAACCATTGTGTAacaattattagtttattattatagtaaaaCATTAACAGACTTATGGTCACCTTAACAGTCACAATATCTATATCTTAAAAGTCATGTTATATTCTTCACAAACATAAAAAAGTCCGTGGCAAAAGTTGAACCGTGATTTGAGGTGGTAACAAACCTCTTGGGAAGTTTTGTGGCTTCTTCACATCGAAGAAGCTCTGCATATAAGCCGTCCAGGGTCAGTAACTCATCATGTGTACCCATTTCAACAAGTTGACCATCCTCCATGACAGCTATATAATCAGCATTCTTTATAAGACTAAGCCTTCGAGCAATTATTATCGTTGAGCGTCCCAACATTAGCAGGTCCAGAGCTTCCTGAACAGACCTCTCAGCCTCAAAATCAAGTCCGCCAGTAACCTCGtcaagaagaagaatggatGGATTTAAAAGCACAGCTCTTGCAATAGAAAGCTTTATTTTCTGCTCTTCTGTTAAAGCTAGACCTGCCCTGCCAACCTGAAAAGACAGAACCCTGGTTTAGGAGGTGAAAAGAGATTCCAACCAAAAAGAACATAATTGAAATACATAGGTTTCATCCAAAACAACATAGGTTTGATACAATCATTTACATCAAGTTTCACCTGTGTGTCATAACCTTTATCTAATGAGCTGATAAAGGTATGTGCATGAGCTATTTTAGCAGCCTCTTCAATTTGATCCATGGTAGTATCTCTGCCATAAGCAATGTTGTCTCTTATACTCAAACTGAGTAAAGCAGGTTCCTGGGTGACCAGTCCTATCTGACTCCTTAACCATTCCAGTttcatattctttatattttcacCATCTAAAAGAACTTCCCCTGAACCAAAGATaggtaaatttatttaaatgagttGACCTATAAAGTGTTTTAGATGTGATATAGAATAAATTTGCACCAACAACGGGAAAAAAGTACCTAAAGTTGGATCATAGAATCGCTCCATAAGGGGAATAATACTACTTTTACCAGAGCCATTTCTTCCAACAAGTGCCACAGTCTTTTTAGCAGGAACAGTGAGATAAAACCCACTCAAGATAGGGATTTCAGGGCGAGAAAGATAACTGAAGTATACATTCCGAAACTCTATATTTCCTTGCACAGAAGCTGGAGCACTGCCATCGTGATTAAAAGATGAGGATGACCGGCTAATCATCTCAAATAGTCTATAGGCAGCTATGCGCCCTTGATCAAATGAGTAGAAATTTGTCGCTGCTTGATTCAATCCCCTTAATCATATTAACAAAAACTGTAAGAACAATGCAAAacagataaagaaaaaatatgagttGGGCATGATGCTCACAAGCCACTGAGAATCACAGCAAACAGAGCTGTTATAATTTCACCACCATGAGCTTTTCCATGTATAACCAGGAGCCTTCCAACCCAGAGTTGTAATGCACAAGAACATATTGCAAGTCCATAAGTAAAACCAAGGCCAAGCCCTTGAACAAGACTTATCAATATACCATATCTAAGAGTAGCTTGTAGCgatgttgcatatgaatatttAGACAATGTTTCATTTGTAAATGCATACAAGGTCCTTATATAGGAAACTGCCTGCATCAcaagaaaatatacatattcAGAACTGGTTGCTAAAACAATTCATCTAATAATGAGAACATTACCTTTCTTCCCATTTCATCAAATTCAAACCATTAAAgcaaaaatacatataaatggACTGATTCTCCAaacttaaagataaataaagaaaaccaaGCAATGGTATTCATTCACTTCCAACCAcaaaataaacctaaaaaaaattccatttaTAATCAACTAAATGGCACTCATGTGTATAATATGTAAATTCAAAACTATTTGAGATCTCACTTCGACTAAGATatggtcaaattataatatataagtcgGTACAATCTTCACCTTACAAACCAGCTTTGTGAGGTTGATTTAGACCTAAACCTACACTTTCTAAGAGACAACTAATCCACAATTACAAACAATAAATTACCAGCAAAAATCAAGAAGCATTTTACTTTAAGGATACCATTTAACAAATTTGGGACTTAGTTTTCAATTCCTAATTGAAGGAACAAAGGATAGGAGATTTGTGCTCAACATGTCATAGTCAGAAAAGCAGAGCATTCAGCATTGCAATATTTGGTTGCAGCAGAATGCTGGCATATTTTAGGGTGTTTGTGTGGCTTTAAATGTGTTAAAGTATGTTCATGACTTCTGTTTGGCATTATGCTCATGTCTGCTTGAAGGAAGTTGCAAATATGCCAAAAGATAGGGTGATCTTTCTGCAATACAGTTTTCCTTTTAGAAGAATATCTTATCAATCCCCCTAGttgtattttttctcttttctttctgaCAAGTTCtatttcaatcaaaacatggATACCATATGACCACAGCAAGTTTCATTTACATAACATGGTAAGAAAGgcataaaatttgattaaatcaaAGACCTCTTCACAGCCCAAATTGAAATACATATACTGGATGATAGTAAAAGGAAAGATATACAGTCACATACATGATACGAGAAACTTTCAGACAATAAATCCTTTCTTTCTTTCGGTGGttagtaaaatattaagattaaaatcaattgaaaTCCACACCTGAATtgaatatgtgtgtgtgtgtcagtGTACATAACAATCAATGGTTCAATGCAAGAATGAAGTCAAGCTTAACTACAAATAACCTGTTCAGCAATGCTGGCTGCTTCAGCATATGCATCTTGAATATTCTCGGCAAGCCTGTGGAGGAATATATTTGATATTCCTCCTGCAGCAACAATAAATGGACCTGTAGCTAATGTTATCAATGCAATCtgccaacaattgataaaagcaATAACAAGACCACTGAAGAATGTTGCCATATTATGAATATAATTCCCAACCTGTATCATCAAAAATCAATACACACAGTATAAAATATGCGTTGAGATTTTTCTGGAAAGAATAGCAAATTTACAGAGGAGTGAATACTGAATATACACACAAGAGCACCACGAACCTTTTCACTAAGAGCAGACTGAATGAGCAGCACATCACTTAATACTTGACTCACAATGTCTCCATTATTTCCATAAGTATCAAAAAAACTCATATCTTGGTTAAGTAATACTTGGACATATTTTGATCTGATCACAGCAGTCTGCCGTTCTCCAGTAAGAATCCAACACGAAACCTCTATTAATCAAGAAAGATTAGTATTGAACGAAACTTAAATGTAACATCTAATAAGAAATATTCCTTGTATTAACTTACCAATCCAACCAGCAGCAAAAACTCCACCAGCAATATAAACAATGGTTAAAGCAAGCTGTAGAAAAAAAACATAGGTAAATAAGCATACACGTCCATTTTTCAAATCTTGTTTACAAACTATGCACCttgacaaataattaaattcctAGTTATGAAGTCATGTGGTTCAACTACTAAATTAACCAGTTCAAAAATGGACAGCCATACTCTTCAGATCCTTGGTGGAAActgatttaaaacaaaattttgaaattttgttaaattttgaaattttctatgCAAGGTCAACTTTGCAAATTTTCTAAGGTTAAATTCAAGCTTAGCTTGATTTTTAGAAATTCCTTATCCAAGGAGGATAAATCATATCCATCCTATTTAAAAAGGGCTAACGTTTTTCCACTTAATAGAACAACTGTATTTATAGCacctgaaaagaaaaatgactgATCAGATTTATGAATATAAGGAAGAAATTGTTCCCTTCTAAGTTGCGTGCCTTTGTATTGTTATGCAACCAAACCCTAGGTGAAAGGCCTGTTTTATAGCCTTATGCTTATTACCTATTGTTCAACTTACTAAAGTTTTGCTCTTCACCCAAGACTTAATTTCCTTGACAAATAGAAACAAAAGTTCATCCCATCAATATCCTGAGTAATCCTTGTTTGACACCAAAGCCATTATTGATACCTTGTACAAAAAGGTTACTGTTCAAAGCTTACAAATATCCAGAGAACTATCCCTTAAATCCCTTCCTATGCCAAAAATTTGCCCTGCCTTTAACATAACCCCAGAAACTCCAATCAACAACAATCTATGTAAACATGAGATGAGAGGGAAGAGATT
This genomic interval from Vigna radiata var. radiata cultivar VC1973A chromosome 8, Vradiata_ver6, whole genome shotgun sequence contains the following:
- the LOC106771959 gene encoding ABC transporter B family member 20, encoding MMVSRGLFGWSPPHIQPLTPVSEVSEPPESPSPYLDLGAETSASQPMEVEEEMEEAEEIEPPPAAVPFSHLFACADRLDWFLMIVGSLAAAAHGTALVVYLHYFAKVLWVPQQFSAEDQIQRFKELALTIVYIAGGVFAAGWIEVSCWILTGERQTAVIRSKYVQVLLNQDMSFFDTYGNNGDIVSQVLSDVLLIQSALSEKVGNYIHNMATFFSGLVIAFINCWQIALITLATGPFIVAAGGISNIFLHRLAENIQDAYAEAASIAEQAVSYIRTLYAFTNETLSKYSYATSLQATLRYGILISLVQGLGLGFTYGLAICSCALQLWVGRLLVIHGKAHGGEIITALFAVILSGLGLNQAATNFYSFDQGRIAAYRLFEMISRSSSSFNHDGSAPASVQGNIEFRNVYFSYLSRPEIPILSGFYLTVPAKKTVALVGRNGSGKSSIIPLMERFYDPTLGEVLLDGENIKNMKLEWLRSQIGLVTQEPALLSLSIRDNIAYGRDTTMDQIEEAAKIAHAHTFISSLDKGYDTQVGRAGLALTEEQKIKLSIARAVLLNPSILLLDEVTGGLDFEAERSVQEALDLLMLGRSTIIIARRLSLIKNADYIAVMEDGQLVEMGTHDELLTLDGLYAELLRCEEATKLPKRMPVRNYKETATFQIEKDSSESHSFKEPSSPKMIKSPSLQRVSAIFRPSDGFFNSQESPKIRSPPSEKMMENGDSTDKEPSIKRQDSFEMRLPELPKIDVQCVHRQKSNGSDPESPVSPLLTSDPKNERSHSQTFSRPDSHSGDLSVKMTETKDARHRKQPSIWRLAELSFAEWLYAVLGSTGAAIFGSFNPLLAYVIGLVVTDYYKIDEEHHFQREIDKWCLIIACMGIVTVVANFLQHFYFGIMGEKMTERVRRMMFSAMLRNETGWFDEEENSADNLSIRLANDATFVRAAFSNRLSIFIQDSAAVIVAFLIGVLLHWRLALVALATLPILCVSAVAQKLWLAGFSKGIQEMHRKASLVLEDAVRNIYTVVAFCAGNKVMELYQLQLNKIFKQSFLHGVAIGFAFGFSQFLLFACNALLLWYTAICVNKKYVDTPTALKEYMVFSFATFALVEPFGLAPYILKRRKSLISVFEIIDRVPKIDPDDNKAMKPPNVYGSIELKNVDFCYPSRPEVLVLSNFSLKVNGGQTIAVVGVSGSGKSTIISLIERFYDPVSGQVLLDGRDLKQYNLRWLRSHLGLVQQEPIIFSTTIRENIIYARHNASEAEIKEAARIANAHHFISSLPHGYDTHVGMRGVDLTPGQKQRIAIARVILKNAPILLLDEASSSIESESSRVVQEALDTLVMGNKTTILIAHRAAMMRHVDNIVVLNGGRIVEEGTHDSLVAKNGLYVRLMQPHFGKALRQHRLV